DNA sequence from the Manihot esculenta cultivar AM560-2 chromosome 11, M.esculenta_v8, whole genome shotgun sequence genome:
taataagatatataaatttattaatattaaaaactttaaattaaataaattattcttcacttgaatttaaaatctattatattgtaaaaaaattaataatatataaattcttgtaatattaatttttgtttaaatataatcataaattatgataaaatttattaattataatttttgtaaattaatttttggagtttaaaaaaatctaaaagaaatacttaaattaatgaaaatataactagattaattttaaaattaagaatattaaaataccatgtcaaaatattatataattattaaaataataaattcatatttttaagtaaaatttaaaataaaaaattaaatttaatcagtgagtattaataatattacgaataaattaaacaattaaacaattaaattctTGTTTCTATATAAAAAGTGTTATTTATATATACTTGTAGAgcatattttgatttaattgattaattttttattatattttatgcaatataatattatagtttatttgtattattaaaaatgtgagagaataattaataaatataatatactaTAGGATactatattttcaatttaatgaaagtatttatacattttatataccttatttcattttatagcataattttaataatatacatCTATcgcttgtgatttttttttttttttgaaattttagaaaattttctttatttattttgctttcattggaccaaataaaattaaatttaaaaatatttttattattaattatagctTTGTAAAACTAAATCAAACTTCATCCGCTACttatattttagaatttatgtaataatattattgaaatgattataaaattattattttaatactattgaaataataatttaataaaaatttaaaattattattaaaaaattttaatttttttactatatataataatatattttatatttttaataatattataattttaattgtattttttattcatttcaaaaaaataagtaaatcactctgtatattataataacaaagacatatattcttaattaaacatataaaataaaaataaatattattattttatgagcGAAAACAAATACaatgatttttaaatatataaggtATGATGAATACAATCcatattcatttatttaaacgTTGAAATTCACttcattaaattattaaaaaaaaaaaagcaattctAAAAGCCTTGTTGGCGGAGACAGGAACTAGGTTCCACAACTCCTTGAGCTGATCCAAAAGCGTTGTTGCAGCTTGATTTGACTTCTTCTCCTGGTGTTGCAGATTTCAATTCTATATTTTCCAATCTGATATTCGTGCAAGCCACATTCTCACTGCAATTCAGATTGATAGCTGCTTGTGTCTTTGACGTTCCATTCAATCCAAGATATTGAACTCCATTTATATGAACCCCAACGTTCTgtccaaacaaaaaaaaaacaatggttAATACAAAATTTTAGAAAACTGAAGCATCTTCCAATTCCATACCGATGGCGGCGAAGGCGTATTTCCAGATTCAGTGTAATGCTGATCAATGATTATGGGATTTTGCActtctttaaatattatatcagAGAATTGGACATTTTGAACTTGGCCTCTTCCCACCTAAACAAGTTGATTAAAGAAATATGATTAGTAAGAGTTGCTTAAAAGACTGAGTAATTTAACATTTCAATACATTCATACCGTCCATGTCTTGATTCTTGCCCCATTGGTTGTGTTGTGGAAATTTATGTGACTTACAGTTATGTTGTTTACatctacttcttctcccttttgTCCTAAGCTTCCAATACTGTTGCAGAAAGGAAACCACAGGAAATGTCTTAGTTTATCGTAATCTAAAAGTTTCAGTGAGATAGAGTACTATTGACAAATCACTAACCTGATTCCATGACCAGGTCCACAGTCAATGTAGGTAATGTTAATGTTGTAAGAGCGATCGACAATGGAGATACAATCATCTCCTGTCAAGTTGGAAGTTAGCAATGAAGCCTTAaaactatattatttataattcaagATGAAGAGTCGATGAATATATTACCGGTGCCGATGATGGAGTTATTGATGAAAAAAGATTTTGAGTGAGAAATGTGGATGCCATCAGTGTTGGGGCTATCACCAGGTGATTGTAGGTTCAGTGAATCCAATTCGACTTGCTCGCAGCTGTGGAACCGAATATGAACTCCACCACTTTGTACGGTTCTAATTCCTCTCATATTAATGTTATTACAATTTTCAAATCCGAGTATCTAAAAGCCAAAACAAAACTAGTTCATGTGTGTCTGTTAttagattaattataattagatGTGCATGCAAATACACTGATAAACTCACCGTTGGAGCAAGATGATTGCAACCCGCCTGAGAAATTACAGAGAGTCAATAACTTCATCGagcaaaatgaaaatattttgtcGAATTCTTATCGGCGTGGCATACCTTTCCAGGATTGTGTTTGCAAGAAATATCCCACCAGGCCTTTCCACTTCCATCTAGCAAGCCATTGCTAGTGCCGGCTATTATCAACCCATCTACTTGTCGAAAGGCTAACCACCTTCCAGAATCCCGTCCGTTCCATGCAATGGGAGCAGGGGCTATAATCTTTCCTGATAGCTGGATATGAAACAAGAACCTTCACTCTTATAACGTATAGTATCAAAGTTACGTAACAATGGAGAAATATTTAGCTTGATTCAAGTAATGAAGCATGGCGCTTAGAATTTCATTTGCTGCATGCCTTTTATTTACCTGAAAATTAACGTTGGTAGATTTGCAAGGACCTGCAAGAGTTACTTGATGCACCAAAAATGTCTTTCCATCAGGGATGATCATGGTAGGTGTGTCTGAATCATTACATGTGGCATTCCATGTCTTAACAAATGCCTGAGTTAACAAATTCCAGTGAAATTTAGTTACTAGCAAATATACATCAGATATATTGCATAAACAGtgcttttattaaaaataaattcacgcataaattattttctatgaaATAAATGGAGTATAAACTGTCGGGATCATACTAGTGTATCATCAGTCTTTCCATCGCCAACCGCTCCATAACTAAGAATATCATAAGTATTTTTACTTGAAACGCCATTAAATATTGCCGAAATCAaactcaaaatataaaaaataataaatatttcctgcaaaataaaaagaatatgaGTTCAAATGATGATCAGCTCTTCATAGATTTCATATTATAAGCTTGAACTGTGGGCAACTTAGATATGTATTTTACCGCTCCTGATTAGGGGTGaccagtattcggtttaaactgaaaaaatcgaccgaactaaattaatttaaaattttagtttgattttttatttaattggattcgatttgatttttaatttcaaaaatttcaattatttcggttttattcaattttgattagaaaaaataaaaaaaatcgaactgaactaattagtgataataatatgttattttcaataatatagagaaattaaatcctattaagattaaaatattttaattaaattttaaaatactaaaataaagtataaaaaataaaaaaattattaaaaatcgaaactgatcaaaccgaatcgaatcgagctgaatcaaatcgattcgattcagtttgatttctaatcaaaatcagttcgatttgatttttataaatactaaaatttcaatttttggtttattcaattcaatttgattttgaaccAAACCGACCAATTTCACTCTTATAGTGAGTGCTAACTACTTATTGAACCGAACTAgagattttaaatcaaattgacCGAATGCTCATCTCTATAGTGAGTGCTAACTATTTATTAAACTGAACCGAACAAATACTCATCATAAAGTGAGTGCTGACTACT
Encoded proteins:
- the LOC110625554 gene encoding putative rhamnogalacturonase D — its product is ILQEIFIIFYILSLISAIFNGVSSKNTYDILSYGAVGDGKTDDTLAFVKTWNATCNDSDTPTMIIPDGKTFLVHQVTLAGPCKSTNVNFQLSGKIIAPAPIAWNGRDSGRWLAFRQVDGLIIAGTSNGLLDGSGKAWWDISCKHNPGKILGFENCNNINMRGIRTVQSGGVHIRFHSCEQVELDSLNLQSPGDSPNTDGIHISHSKSFFINNSIIGTGDDCISIVDRSYNINITYIDCGPGHGISIGSLGQKGEEVDVNNITVSHINFHNTTNGARIKTWTVGRGQVQNVQFSDIIFKEVQNPIIIDQHYTESGNTPSPPSNVGVHINGVQYLGLNGTSKTQAAINLNCSENVACTNIRLENIELKSATPGEEVKSSCNNAFGSAQGVVEPSSCLRQQGSIYHSLNNTYDVINYGAIGDGNTDDTLAFVKAWSDTCKDPDTPTMIIPDGKTFLVHPINLAGPCESTNINVQVSGKIVAPDDPKAWKGLDFGKWLVFQQVDGLIVAGTDDSLLDGSGQAWWDISCKKNPGKPGCNQLAPAILGFESCNNINMRGIRTVQSGGIHVRFHGCQQAELESLNLQSPGDSPNTDGIHISHSKSFFINNSIIGTGDDCISIVDRSYNINITYINCGPGHGISIGSLGEDGEAVDVHNIAISQINFYNTTNGARIKTWPGGNGLVQNVEFSNIIFNEVANPIIINQYYSDSGKSPPPASNVGVHIDKVQYYGLNGTSKSVVAIDLNCSNYVPCTNIILENIELISATPGEKVDSSCNNAFGSAKGVVEPNSCLR